In the genome of Candidatus Binatia bacterium, the window GGTAAACGTGAACCGTAAGCCGCACCCCTTGCCGTCCCACCGAGGGCCGGCCGCCGTAACGGTGGCGAAAGGAGTCGGCAATCGCATCCTTCACCTTCAAGGCAGCGAAGTGGGTGTGCCGAATGGAGGTATCGGTGGCCGCCGTACACTCGACTTCAAAGCGAGTGTCCAGCGTCATGTGCGCGCCCCAGTCGATCGTCATGGCACCTTCGTACAGGGCCTGAGCGTCGGCAGCCGCCACCGTGGCTAGCGGCAGGAGCACCCGCTGCCCGACACGCGACCATAAGCAAAGCCGGTAACCGGTCGCAAACGGACCAACAACGTGTACGCCACCGGGAACCGCCTTTGCCTCGCGCGCCCCGAGTGCCAACGCCTCCCGCTGCACCCACACCTCGGTGCCACGCGCGGCGGTGACGAAGAATGCGAACTCAGATTGCGCATTAGAGCGCTCGCTGCGGAGCGGCCTGTGAACGTGCATTTCCGTCCTGTAGGCGAGCAACGCGCCGTGCGCACGGGGGCGACGCGGGCTGGTGCTCGCGCAGCGGCACCGGAACCGTGCGCGTGCTGCCTGCGAAGCCGCTATCAGCCTAACCACCCCGCGACAACCGGGGGAGTTTTCTGCCCCTGGCTTTCCGCCGTCAGGGCTGGCATGCTACGGCTGCTGTGCGCGGAGGACAAGGGCCAATGACAAAGCAGTACTACTACGAACGCTTGAGCGCTTTGGATGCGTCGTTTCTCGGGCTCGAAGATTCGAACTTCCACATGCACGTGGGAGCAGTGAGTATTTTCGATGCCGCACCGGTGCAAACGCCGGAAGGTGGAATCGACATCGAAAAAATCCGCGCGGCGATTGCCGCGCGCCTACACCTCGTGCCCCGTTTTCGTCAGCGGATTGCCTACATTCCCTACGAGAAACATCCGGTGTGGGTCGACGACAACCGTTTTCGCCTCGCCTACCACGTACGCCACACTGCCCTCCCGCGCCCGGGCGACGAACGCACCCTCAAGCGCTTGGTGGGCCGGATCATGTCGCAGCCGCTCGACCGTAAACGTCCCTTGTGGGAAATGTGGGTTGTCGAAGGCTTGGAGGGGGGCCGCTTTGCGCTGGTGAGCAAAACCCATCATTGCATGGTGGACGGCATTTCCGGCGCGGATCTCATGTCCGTAATTCTGAGCCCATTTCCCGAGGAAGATCCGGGCGTGCCGGAGCCCTGGAACCCGCGGCCGCAGCCGACACCACGCCAGTTGCTCCTGGACGAGTTGCTTCGCCGCGCGGAGCAACCGCTCACTGCAGCCAAGGCAATCATCGAAACTCTCCGCCACCCCGAGCAACGAGTCCACGAAATTGCCGACGCGATCGAGGGGATCATCGAAACCCTAGCTCCAGCGTTGAGCCCGGTGTCCCAAACCCCCTTGCAGGTGGAAGTGGGACCGCACCGGCGGTTCGATTGGACAGACATGCCCCTTATCGAAGTGAAGGAAGTCAAGCGCGTGCTCGGGGGAACGGTTAACGACGTTGTCCTGGCAACCGTCAGTGGCGCGCTGCGTCGCTTCTTCGAACGCCGCGGCCTCAACCCGGATGAGCTGGAAATCCGAGCCATGGTACCGGTGAGCGTGCGTACACACGATCAGCGCGGCACGCTGGGGAACCGAGTCACGCAGATTGCCGCTCCGCTGCCGGTCCACATCGCCGATCCCGTGGCGCGTCTCCATGCCGTGACCGAGACCACCAAGGACCTCAAAGAATCGAAGCAAGCGTTAGGCGGTGAGGTGCTCACGGCGATTAGCGAGTGGACCGTGCCGAACCTGCTCGTGCAAGCCGTGCGCCTGGCTGCGCGCACGCGCCCGTACAACCTCATCGTCACGAATGTTCCCGGTCCGCAAGTTCCCCTCTACCTGCTCGGGGCCCAAATGCGCACCGCGTACCCGGTGGTGCCCCTGTTCGAAAACATCGGGGTCGTGGTGGGACTGTTTTCGTACAACGGCGGGTTGTACTGGGGAGTCAACGCGGATTGGGAACACTTCCCCGACCTGCACGACTTCATCCTGGACATCGAGCACGCCTTCGCGGAACTCAAGCAAGCAGCCGAAGCACAACGCAAGCGTAGCGAGAGCCGCAGCCGCCGCCGCAAGGAAGCTCGGGTGAAACTCGCTGTGGTGGAGAGGAAGGCGGCGTCCTGAAACGAAACTCCCCCGCGGGCGTATGACCCTCGGCGCGTTGATCCGCCAAAGAGGAACGGACCCAGTAACCGCCTCCAAGCCCTTCGTCCGCTTTTTCGGTTGGGAGTGTTCGTTCTCCGCGTACTACCAGGAGTGCGTGGCTTGGGCGCATTTGTTTTTGGCCTTGCGCAGCAAGAATTCATCCGCCCGCGAAGCGTTTCACATCGGCATCTTGCTCGACAACACTCCCGACTACCTCTTCGCCCTCGGCGGTGCGTGGCTTGCCGGAGCGGTCGCCGTCGGGATCAACAACACCAAACGTGGGCAACATTTGGCACGCGACATCGAGTATACGGATTGCGGGTTGCTGATCACCGAGCCCCACTACTTGGAGTTTCTACTGCCAGTTCTCGAACGAGCTCGCCTGGTTCCTGAACAGGTTGTGGTGTCGCGGCGCTGGCAAGGCTTAGGGCGCGACCCGAGCATGGCGCAGCCACCAGCGCATCCCACAGCTCCAATGCAAGATGCGGAAGAACTTTTGCGGGCCTTGCGCGGGAGGCCAGACCCACATGTGGCTTGCGCGGAGCAGGATCTCGCCATGTTGATTTTCACCAGTGGCACCGTGACAGCGCCGAAGGCGGTGCAGTGTAGCCACCGCCGCCTGATGGAAACGGGCGAGAACCTGGCGCGGAACGTGTATGGCCTCGGCGCGGGCGACGCCGGCTACATCGCCATGCCCCTGTTCCACGCCAATGCGGTGATGTGCGGTTTCCTGCCTGCGCTGGCTGCGGGTGTTCCTGTGGGCCTCGCGCGCAAGTTTTCCAAACAACACTGGCTGGCCGACATTCGACTCTACCGTGCGACGTACTTCAACTACACGGGCAAGCCGCTCGCTTACATCCTCTCGACCCCTCGACGCGAGGACGATGCGGACAACCCCCTGCGCATTTGCTTCGGCAATGAAGGATCGCACCGAGTTGTGCGCGAGTTCGAAGAGCGATTCGGCTGCCGCGTTGTCGACGTGTTCGGATCGAGCGAAGGCGGACTCGGCGTCACCCGCCAGCCCGACGACCCACCCGGCAGCATCGGCTTTCCCGCGCCTGGCATCGCGGTGGTCGACGAGCATGGGCGCGAGCGGCCACCGGCACGGTTCGACGAGCACGGCCGGCTGCTCAATCCCGAGGAGTGCATCGGGGAGATCGTGAACACCCAAGGTGTGGCCTGGTTCGAAGGCTACTACAAGAACGAAAGCGCCACCGCCGAGCGAACCCGCTTTGGCTGGTACTGGAGCGGCGATCTGGGGTACAAGGACGAGCGCGGATACCTTTACTTTGCGGGGCGTACAACCGAGTGGCTCCGGGTGGACGGCGAAAATTTCCTGGCCCGTCCGGTGGAAGAAATTCTCCTCCGCCATCCCGACGTAACCCTCGCCGCAGTTTACGGCGTCCCCGACCCGGACGGGGGTGACCAGGTGATGGCTGCACTCGTGCTGCGGGAAGGCGCAAGCTTCGACCCGGATCGCTTCGCTGCATTCCTGCAGGCGCAGCCAGACCTATCTCCCAAATGGGTGCCCAAATTTGTGCGCATCGCTGCAGAATTGCCCCAAACCGCAAGCACCAAGGTGCTCAAGAACGAACTCCGGCGCCAAAAGTTTTTACCTGAGCGCTGCCGCGATCCGCTGTATTGGCGCCCCGGGCGCGAGCTCAGCTACCGCCGGTTCAGCGCCGCGGACCTGGACACACTTCTCGCCGCCTTCACCCGCTCGGGCCGCGAAGCATTGCTCGAAGTGTAATCCAAAGGATGCTCACTCTGCAATGCGGAAAACCCTTGCGCTCGAGCGACGAGACACGGGTCCGCGCCGACATCGCTTTCCGTAACCGCACCGCCAGTGCACGAGCGCGGTGATTCAGGGTCGCTCCAGTTCAAGGCCGCGGCCGGGGCATATTTTCACTGGCACGCGCCGGCTCTTCCCTCTCCGTTGATGGTTTTTAAGCAAGCACGGTTGCGCCGGAACGGCCGGGCACACAGCACCGTCGCCGACGGGCAGGGTCGGATCCGAGCTCCCTTAGCCGATGCAGCCGCGCTGGTCCGGGAAGAGACTACTTCTCCCCGCCGTCGGTGTTCACGGTACGCGCTGCGATGCCACCTTCGCCTCGCTCGCCAGCGGCGACGAGGCGTCGATCGCCATCGTGATACCACAGAGTTGGTCGGCCGGATCCGGGCCTGGGCCGGTAGCACTCCCCCAGAAATTTTGCACTGCGGAGATCGATCCGAGGCTCGAGAGTTTATTGATGCCGCAGTTAAAACCCGAGCCGATGTTCCCGTAAAGGTTGCTCTTGGTGACCACGAGGTGGCCATTCACTTGAATACCATCTCCTTGATTCCCAACCGCCACGCAGTTGGTCAGAGTCGGATAGTTGCTCGAATCCGTCATCCCCGGGAAGGTAAAGCCCGCGGCACCGTTGTTCGTCGCGGTATTGCGCAGCAAAGGAATTGCCGTGGGCGTGGAGAAATTGATGTAGAAGCCCGAGCTTCCGTTCCCGGTGGCCAAGTTGCCGGTGAGGCTATGTCCGCTACCGGCCAAAATCTCAAAGCCATGCCCGTTGTTGCGTCGGGCCACATTGTCTTGGAAGGTGACCCCGGAGCAGGTTCCGGTACAGCGAAACCCGGCCCCGGAAAGTCCAGCAACTACCACGTTGCGCCGCACATTGTGGCCGGTCCCCTGCAAGTCGATCCCCACTCCAGTGCTGCGGTTCACTTGGTTACGGTCGATCGTCACCGCATTGGAGCTCGCGCCCGTGGCCAAGGTTGCGGCGACGAAGAGGTTGTCGCGCACGAGGACGGTGCTCGCATCCACCGTCAGCGTGCCGTTGAGCCACCAATTGTTGCGAATACTGTGATTGCTGCCGGACACGATCCCGAGTCCGCCCGCGTGGTTGTCGAACACGTTGCCCATGAGGCTGACGGCGCTTACACCCGGATCCACCCGCACACCAACGCTTCCCGGAGCCCCACCCCGAACGGTAAATCCCTTGGCCTTTTTCCCGAAGCTCACGCCATTTGCGCCGATGGCCACAGCGTCCGCGCTCGCGACATTGCGGATCAGCGTGGCGCCCGCGCCATCGCGAGAGAGAATCGTGAGCGGCTTCGAAACCAGGATGGTTTTGCCGGCCACGCCGGAGTTCTCTTCGCCGGCATCAGCAAGGTCGCCGTCGCCGTTGATATCGCCATACAGGCCCGGCCCGACGACAATCGTGTCGCCCGGGTTCGCATTCGAGATCGCTTGCGAGATCGAGCGGCACGGGGCGCTGCTCGGCCCACAGCTCAAGCTGTCGCTCCCCAGGTTCGACACTTGCAATGTGGCTGCACGGGCTGCCGCAGCCGATGCAAGCAACATGGCAATCAGTGCCACGCGTTCGGGCTTCCGAGTCATTCAGTATCCTTTCCTCCAGAATTCTGCGCCGTCCACTGTTTGCGCAACGGCTCGTTAGCATCGCGAGCGGGAACCCGCTTTGTCAAGAACGAAAATGGTTGGCCTGGCACCATCCGCTAGGCGCGACTACGCCGCTGGGTCATCCAATCGCGGGCGGCCGACCGGGATCTCTCCGCCAAAACCGGTCGCGCTCGCCGCGATGCATCATCGGCAGGCGACTTTCCTCTGGCATACACTCGCCGCGCAGCGTGTTTGCCCTGGTTCCTTGCTTCCTGGCACTACAGCAGGGCCGAGGCCAAGCGCTGCCATTGTGGCATGGGCACAGCACGGGGATCTTGATCGAGCACTTGAATGCACACGTGCGAGGCGCCGGCATCGAGGTGTGCCTGCACCCGGCGGCGAATTGCTTCTTCATCGCCCCACGCGACGATTGCGTCGACAAGTCGGTCGCTCCCGCCGTTTGCGATGTCATCGTCGCTGAAGCCCAAGCGCTTCAGGTTTCGCACGTAGTTGGGCAGCCCCAAGTAAACCGACATGAAGCGCCGCGCCATGTCGCGCGCCTGTTGGGGATCGGTTTCGAGAGCGACCGTCTGTTCCACCGCCAGGATGGCCTCAGCACCGAGCCGCTCGCGCGCCCACGCGGTATGCTCCGGGGGTACGAAGTAAGTGTGCGACCCATGTGCCCGCTCGCGCGCAAGCTCCAGCATCTTCGGATGCAAAGCGGCGAGAACCCGCTTCGGCGGTTCCGGAGGGGGCACCGACATGAAGGGTGCGGAGTCCATCGCATCCAAGTACTTGCGCATGGCGGTCAAGGGCTTGTCGTACTCCTGCCCGCGCACGGCCACCATTGGCGCATGGCTCACGCCCAGTCCCAACAGGAAGCGCCCCCCGAAAGCTTCGCAAAGCGTTTTCTGCGCTGCCGCACAGGCCATGGCATCGCGCGCCCAAATCGAGGCGATGCCGGTAGCCACCACGGCGGATTTGGTTCCCGAAAGCAGCAAGGCAGCGTTGGTCATGGCCTCCCGCCCCATGGCCTCGGGAATCCAAATGGCGCTGTAACCGAGTTCCTCCACTTGGGCAGCGAGCTCACGCGCCTTCTGGCCTGGCTGCAAATCGAAGGCGAAGGTCCAAATGCCAATCCGTCCGAGCTCCATGCCGTTCCTCCTCTGCAAATTGTTTTTGGCGCGGTCGTGCACCGCTTGTCGCCGTCGCCGGCGGCTCAATGTGCCCGCGCTCGACAAAATTTCCCTTGCCATAACGGCATTGCACGGGCTAGCTAGGGGCTATGCGTTGGTGGCAACGGCTGACGGAACCGATCCGCCGTCGCGTCGTGAAGTGGATGATGGGCGTGCTCACGAAACCGCGCAAAGTTTATGAGCACCGTATTCCAAACGATCTCGCCGCGTTGCGCAGCCAGCTCCGTCCCGGTGATGTCATCTTGGTCGAAGGGGACCAGCGGATTAGCCAAGTGATTCGCTATCTCACGCAAAGTTCATGGTCGCACGCCGCCCTGTACATCGGGGACGAGCTGCGTCGGTTTCGTCCCGAGCTCGTTCCCGAGCTGCGGCAGCGCTTTGGCAGCGACGCCAGTTACTTGCTCGTCGAAGCGTTGGAAGACGGGGTGGTGTGCAATCCAGTCACCAAGTATGCGCGCCACAATATCCGTGTGTGCAGGCCGCGGGGGTTGCGGCGGGAGGATCTCGACCGCATCCTTGCCGAGGTCACGGCGCAACTGGGTAAACCCTACAACGTCCGCCACGTGCTGGAGCTTGCACGCTATTTCTTCCCCGTGAGCCTCATTCCCCGCCGCTACCGCCGTGCCGCCTTGCGCTACGGTGGAGAGGCCACGCAAGTGATTTGCACAACCATGTTGGCGCGCGCCTTTGCCTCTGTGGGGTTCCCGATCATTCCGCGCGTCACCCTGAACCCCGAGCCCCCACGACGCCGCTGGTTCAGGTGGTTCAGCTGGCTCAGGCGGCCGGAGTACGAAGCGCTGTATGAAAAGGAGGATCCGGCCCTCGTCACACCGCGCGACTTCGATTTGTCGCCCTACTTCGACATCGTGAAAGTCCACCACGCCACCGCTGTGGGCTTCGACTACCGCCGGATCCACTGGGCGCAAAGCGAGTCCAAAGCTGCCAGCGCGGCTCAGCCCGCGCCGCCGCAGATGACCCCGGCCAAAGTGGAGAACAGCGCGGCATGAACCGGTGCAGGCGGAGCTGCGTCGTTGGGCTCTTCGCTTGACTGCGGCGGTGCCCGACCCGACCTCAAGTTCCACACCCGCCGTGCCCAGCTCCGATCGCCTGCTTACCCGCAACTTCTTGCTCGCTTGTGCCATGCAGCTCTTTGGCTCCATGGCTGGAGCCTTGTACATCTTATTTCCGCTCTTCGTGCGTTCCCTCGGTGGCACGGAGCTCACCATCGGCGTCTACGCCGGCATTGGCGCGGCGGCGGCGGTGGGGATCCGCTGGCCGTTGGGCTTCCTGCTCGACCGGCTCGGACGCAAACGCATCATGCTAGCGGCCACAGGCGTGCATGCGGCGGCGTCGTTTGGCTTCCTCGGCGTGACCGAGCTCGGCGCTTTGTGTGCACTCCTCGTCGTTGCCGCCTCGGTCGCAGCCGGGGCGATGTTTACCAGTTTTGTCACTTACGCAAGCGACGTGATTCCGGTCACCCGCCGCGCGCAAGGACTTGCTTGGTTCGGCTTGTGGGGCATGGCGAGCAACGGGTTAAGTCCGCTTCTGGGCGAATGGCTGATCCGGAGCTGGGGGTTTGCCGCCTACTTCCTCGCGGCAGCGACCCTGGCACTCGCATGTCTGGGGGTCATTGCCCTACTCGACGAGCGCGGGCGTCCACGCGCCGCACATCCCCACACGCCTGCCACGCTCGCCCCGGCACCGGTTCCTCCCGCCTTCTGGCCGCTCATGGCACTGACGTTTCTGTTCGGCGCAGCGGAGGCGAGTGTGTTTACCTTTCTCGCCCCTTACGTAACCGCAGCCAATCTCGCCCCGGCGGGCACTCTCTTTTTCGCCTATGCAGGCACCGCTGTTTTCGTGCGGATCGTGAGCGGGCATTTACCCGATCGCATCGGACGCTACCCCATGCTGGCGTTCGCATTCGTCGTTTACGGCACCGCCTTGTTCCTTTTGCCCCGTGCTGGGGATCGTGTGTGGCTCCACGCTGCCGGCTCGTTGGCCGGCATGGGGCACGGCTACGCGTTTCCGATCTTGGCTGCTTTGGTTGTCGACCTGGCAGGCAGCCGCCGCGGGCGCGCGGTGAGCTGGTTCACGGCGATGTTCGACTTAGGGCACACGCTCAGCAATCCAGCCCTGGGTGCGATTGCCGAGCACTTTGGCTACCGCGCCATGTACTCCAGCGTCGGCATCCTCGCGTTCCTTGCTGGGTGCGCCGTAGCGAGCCGGGCCTTGCCCACGCGCGACCACCGCGCATTGAAGCCTCAGCCGGCGAGGGAACGCAACTGAGCCGTCACCTCGTCCGGCCGTTCGAGCATGACCAGGTGGCCCGCACCCGGCACCGTGCGCAGCGTCGCTCGGGGAATCGCGGTAGCAAAGCGCTCACCGTAAAGCGGAGGGAAGAAACGGTCCTCAGCTCCCCAAACAATCGCCGTTTGCGCCCGCACGCGGGCGAGCAAGCGCTCCAACTTGGGATTGTGAAAGTAAGGATTCCAGGCCACGCGGGCGAGCGCCTCCATGGCCTTGAACTGCTGCAAGATCAGCTCCTCTGGAAGCGAGGCAATGTCCGAAACCGCTGCCATCATCGCCGCCACAGGGTGCTTGAGGTTGTGGAAGAGCAACGCGGCGAGATCACGCGGCTCGCGCCCGAACACCTCCTCGGGCGGGTGCTCGTCGATCCACAGCCCCGCCGGCGCGACGAGCAACAAGCGACTGACGAGCGCGGGATATCGCGCTGCAAGTTCGGCAGCTACCCAGCCACCGAAGGAAGCACCAACAACAGTCAACGGACCGCGCTCGAGTTCCAGTGCCGCCAACACATCCAGGTAGTGGAACACCAAATCCTCGATGCCATCGAGGCGCTCCCCTCCAGTGGAACCGCCGAAACCCGGATGGAGCGTTTGCACAACGGTAAACTGCTGCGCCCACTCGTCGAACACGGGGAGCCAATCGGTGTCGCCGATTCCCCCGTGCAGATAGAGAAGCGAAGGACCACGACCTTTTCGCCGGAACTCAACCGTTTCGCGGCCAATGACGATCGTTTCCGCCACGTCCTTGCCCTCCTTGCCGTTCACGCTGCTTGGGCCCGGCGCTCCTTGTCCCACGCCTGGAGCCGCGGCATCACCTCACGAGCAAACAATTCCATGTTCCGCCGGGTTAAATCCGCGGGCAACGTGCCAACTTGCAGCAGGGCCAGAATGTTGCCCACGCCCAAGCTAGAAATCATCTCGGTCATTTGCTCCACCACTGTATCCGGGCTGCCCACGACGGCGTATCGCCCTGCGACCACTTGCTCCCAGGAATCGACGTACAGCAGGAAATCGCTTCGCGCCGTAACAAGCTTCACTGCCGAGCGTGCCGAGGTGTACCCCGGCGGACTGGTCTCGATTCCTGGCAGTAAGCGCTTAGCGAAGTACCAAAAGTGCGGCTCGTACTCGCGGCGGGCGGCTTCGTCGGTTTCCGCGACGTAAATCGGACAGAGCCAGCCCATTTGATCCGGGCGCGCCTGATAACCTTCTTTCTCGCAGGTCTCGCGGAAGAAGGCGAAATTTCTCTCGAACACGCGGCGATGGAAATACGGGATGCCCATGTACGCGTAACGGCGGCGGGCCACGAACTCCATGGTTTCCAGGCTCCCTGCGCCTGGGATCCAAATCGGCGGATGCGGCTTCTGCAGCGGGCGCGGCCAGGGGTTTACGTAGCGAAGCTTGTAGTACTTGCCGTTAAACACGAAGGGGCCCGGACGGGTCCAGGCCTGCACGATCAGGTCGTGCGCTTCGTAAAACCGTTCGCGCGCCTGCGCAGGGTTGAGTCCGTTCGAGTAATATTCCGGCCCGCCTCCCACGACCATCCCGGCAATGAGTCGGCCGCCGGAGATCACATCGATCATGGCAAACTCTTCCGCCACCCGTACGGGCGGGTTGTAAAGCGGCAGAGCATTGCCCACGATGGCGATTTTACAGCGTCGGGTTTGTCGCGCGAGGATCGAGCCGATGAGATTCGGCGAGGGCATGTTGCCGTAAGCGTTGGCGTGGTGCTCGTTGACACACACGCCGTCGAATCCGAGCTCTTCGGCGTACACGAGCTCGTCGATGTAGCGATTGTACACGGCCACCCCGCGCTCCGGGTCGTACAACTCGTTGGGGCAACGAATCCACGCTGGACCGTGATAATCGGGCGGTAAGTAGGGCCACGGCATTAAATGGAAGAAGTAGAACTCCATGGTTCCTCCCTTCAGTGACGAGCTCCGCCCGGCACGCGCAATTGTTTGCCGCGGCGTCCGCCACTTGGAAAGCACTTCTACTCGCGCTTCATCTACCCTGCACCGCTTTCCTTGCTTGCTCAATCAGGGCGAAAGGTGTTTCCGCTGTCACTGTGCACGACTTCACCCTGCACACCCACCAACTCGCGCTCTTCCCAACGAAGAAGTTCCGCAGGCTCCGCGGGCAAGTTGGCGAGAAATCGGTGGCCGTCGGCCAAGCGGCCGACGACAATGCCTCGTACCGGCGTGCCATCGCGATCGTGCACGATCGTGTAGGTTTCCACCGTGCCCCGACCGCACGGCCGCAACACCAGCTCCGGGCGAGCCATGCAATCGATTTCTTGCTGATACTCGGCCGGGTCGCGACGCACGAACGGGCGAGGTGGGGGCTCGGTGCTGTACAGGCCGACACTGTGCTTGGTGATGTACCAACCGAGTCCGGTCACCAACCCGCGCTTGCCAGGATGCTGGCGCAGCAGTTCGAGCATCGTCGCGATCGAGTGGGTGACGTAGTTATTTCCCGGGCCCCCAAAGTACGGTAGGCCGCCAGTCACGGTGAGAGGCCGGGCGTCGTCGGCGCAGATGCCGAGAGCATCGCGGCCGATTTGCACCGCGCTGGGAAAGCAACTGTACAGGTCGAAGAAATCGATTTCCTCCAACGACCAACCCGCCATCCGCATTGCCTCCCGACCTGCGACGCGGATGGCGGGTGACGACCAGTAATTCACCCGCTCGGAGACGAACCAGTGGTCCTGCGTATCCGCGCAACCCCACAAATACACGCAGCGGTCCCGCGGCACCCCGAGTTCTTTGGCATACGCGGCCGAGGTGATCAGCAAGGCGGCGCCTTGATCG includes:
- a CDS encoding acetyl-CoA acetyltransferase; this encodes MAALSEDRIPVLIGGGQITQRDVDPLRAEEPLGLMTIAAQRAAEHAGLAPAALAKIDLAAVVNILGWSYANPPGALAARFDAKPAQLWYSTLGGNTPQWLVNEIAARIAKGEVRFALLAGAEAFATRRRARVAKVQLQWSKGEAPGFPPATVVGSERPGVNDVEMAHGMTLPVVVYPLFENALRVHYRHSLEQHRRYLGELCARMTAVAAQNPHAWFPLRRTAEEIATPSAENRMVSFPYTKYMNAIMEVDQGAALLITSAAYAKELGVPRDRCVYLWGCADTQDHWFVSERVNYWSSPAIRVAGREAMRMAGWSLEEIDFFDLYSCFPSAVQIGRDALGICADDARPLTVTGGLPYFGGPGNNYVTHSIATMLELLRQHPGKRGLVTGLGWYITKHSVGLYSTEPPPRPFVRRDPAEYQQEIDCMARPELVLRPCGRGTVETYTIVHDRDGTPVRGIVVGRLADGHRFLANLPAEPAELLRWEERELVGVQGEVVHSDSGNTFRPD